The genomic stretch ATAATGATTCACCCCTATGGGGTTCACCGCATCGGAATGTAGGGGCGTATTGCAATACGCCCCTACGGCGCCCGATAAGGAGCACCCTGGCTGGGAAAGAACCGAGTGCTGCTATGGTATATTTCAACATGGCTTTTTGGTAGTATGTAATGTCGAAGACAGACGATCCAGGATCATGCTTGATCCGCCGGTCTCATGATCTTATGTTTCGTTGTCGCAACGAGCGTCCGCACAGGAGGAACATCATGATCGAACCGACCATGCTGAGAGCCAAAGGCGCGGGGATTCAGATCCAGCTCGCGGAGTGGAAAGGACAAGGCCCGCCCGTGTTGTGTCTTCACGGGCTGACGGCCAACTGCCGGTGTTTCGACGTTCCGGCCTCGGTGATCGCGCCCATGCGGCGGGTTCTGGCCATGGATCTCAGGGGCCGGGGGCTTTCGGACAAGCCGGATACCGGGTATTCCATTGACCACCACTGCGAAGACATCCAGGCCGTGCTGGACGATCTGGGGATCGAGAAAACCGCCTTGCTGGGTCATTCCCTCGGCGGATACATTGCCTTGGCCTTTGCGCACAAGCATCCCGACCGGGTCGAGCGGCTCGTGCTCATGGATGCAGGAGCCCAGCTTTCCATTGAACAATGGGCCAAAATCGGCGCCGGAATCAAACCTTCCCTCGACCGCCTCGAACGCACGTTTCCCTCATTCGACGCCTACCTGGAAAACGTGAAAAAGGCCGCGTATCTAAACCCATGGAACGACGCCATCGAAACGTATTTCAAATACGAAAGCGAGGAAAAAGACGGGGTGGTGCGGTCCCGGATCCGGCCGGAACACATTCTGGAAGAACGAAAGCACCTGGCATCCACGGACACGTCGGCTTATTATGATAACGTTCATTGCCCCGTGCTGGTGCTCCGGGCCACGGAAGGCATGGCGGCCAAGGACGATCACGTGCTTCCCGAGGACGCCGCGGCCGAGCTCAAAAAAGCCCTGCCCCAGATGGAGCTGGTCCACGTTCGAGGCTCGAACCACTATTCCATTCTGTTTCAGCCGTTCGAACAAAGGGATAATGCGCTCAAAAATTTCCTGCGCGTCTGAAACGCCTCCAAGGGGAACCGCCCATCGGGGGGAGTTTGTCGAAGATCTTGAGCCTGCCCGCTGTGAGCCGGTCGAACCGGCCGGTGGAAGCCCGCCCCAGGTATCTTTGAGATATTCGTCGAGGGCGGTTCTCGAACCGCCCCTACAGTTCATTCTCTGCGTGGTTTCGTACGGGCGATTCGCGAATCGCCCCTGCCATCGGCGTGACGACGCCGGGCGCACAAGGGCCAGCGGCCGCCGGAGGCCTATCCCCAGCGAAGCACGGCGGACGCGTATGTAAATCCAATGCCCGCCATAGCCATGGCCACCACGCTTCCTTCTTCGATGCGTCCACTTTCGAGGCCCAGATGGAGCGACAGAACCGCATCGTTGGGTCCGTGATGCCCGTATCGGTTCAAGGATGGGGATTGGGCTTCCGAAACTCCAAGCAGGCTCAGAACCATGGATCGATGGGCGTTGGAAAGGTGCCGGAGAGCCAGATAGTCCAACCGTTGGCCGCCGAGGGCCTTTTTTACGACCGCAGCCAGGGCCTGAGGCCATCGGTCGGAAAGATAGGCAGCCGTCTTTTCCGGGTTGGGCGTGGTGAAGTAGCGCATGGGAGAGTGAAGATTTTCCGGAGTGAACGGGTGCTCGGTGCCGCCGCCGGGTACATAGACTTCGTCCGCCATGGCTGCATCCACGATGAATGCCGTGGACAGCAGACGGTTGTTCCTGTATCCCCGTTGGACGATCATAG from Deltaproteobacteria bacterium encodes the following:
- a CDS encoding alpha/beta hydrolase, whose protein sequence is MLRAKGAGIQIQLAEWKGQGPPVLCLHGLTANCRCFDVPASVIAPMRRVLAMDLRGRGLSDKPDTGYSIDHHCEDIQAVLDDLGIEKTALLGHSLGGYIALAFAHKHPDRVERLVLMDAGAQLSIEQWAKIGAGIKPSLDRLERTFPSFDAYLENVKKAAYLNPWNDAIETYFKYESEEKDGVVRSRIRPEHILEERKHLASTDTSAYYDNVHCPVLVLRATEGMAAKDDHVLPEDAAAELKKALPQMELVHVRGSNHYSILFQPFEQRDNALKNFLRV